In Quercus lobata isolate SW786 chromosome 12, ValleyOak3.0 Primary Assembly, whole genome shotgun sequence, a genomic segment contains:
- the LOC115970625 gene encoding uncharacterized protein LOC115970625: MKQYLSSPPLLSPSKGGENLYLYLAVSASAVSAALIREEGKKQLPMYYVSQAFQGAEFRYPRIEKIAFALIVASRKLRPYFQSNPILVMTDQPIKKSMNKPEAAGRMVQWAIELSQFDIEYHPRTAIKAQALADFIAEFTLPDEDGITDEVDKWTIQTDGSSAQKRGGVGVVITTLDGEVMKYGFQLKFPATNNEAEYEGILTGLRLEKALHAKNLLIQSDSKLVIGQISGEYEAKEERMQKYLKLTRQLTQEFDTVEFVQIPRSQNIGADEVSKLASSEEGKTSTDMAIEIQKHSSIEEVAVFSIQSTDTWMTPIISFLQDGHLPQNTDEARKVKKRAARFMILNDVLYKRGFSMPYLKCVDEDEAKYILEEVHGGICGDHAGSRSLVNKVIRAGYFWPTMQGDAADIVRRCDRCQRYGNVQRLPAEKMMTIASPWPFAQWGIDIVGPLPQGKGQVKFLLVVIDYFTKWVEAEALATITEARIRRTTARTPTGETPFRLTYGTEAAIPVEVGVTSIRRGTFRDGLNDKELRFNLDCLDEVRDNASGRMTKYQKKMAEYYNKRVKLRRLDIGDLVLRKVTIATKDPTQGKLGPTWERPYRVIHYSRQGSYHLETMDGQKLPRPWNIEHLKKYHE, from the exons ATGAAGCAATACCTGAGCAGTCCACCTCTCCTGAGCCCGTCCAAAGGAGGGGAGAACCTATACTTGTACCTGGCGGTGTCAGCCTCGGCAGTAAGTGCagccttgattagagaagaaggcaagaagcaACTCCCGATGtactacgtcagccaagccTTTCAAGGAGCTGAGTTCAGGTACCCAAGGATCGAAAAGATTGCGTTTGCACTTATAGTAGCCTCGCGCAAGCTCAGGCCGTACTTCCAGTCAAATCCTATCCTTGTGATGACGGATCAACCAATtaagaaatcaatgaacaaaCCAGAAGCAGCAGGGAGAATGGTCCAATGGGCAATCGAACTCAGCCAATTTGACATCGAGTACCATCCAAGAACAGCTATCAAGGCACAAGCTTTGGCTGACTTCATCGCTGAATTCACTCTTCCAGACGAAGATGGAATTACAGACGAAGTTGATAAATGGACAATACAGACAgatggttcgtcagcccaaaagagggggggagtaggggtcgtCATAACCACCCTCGACGGAGAAGTGATGAAATATGGGTTTCAACTGAAGTTCCCAGCCACcaataacgaagccgagtatgaaggAATATTGACGGGCTTGAGGCTTGAGAAAGCTCTTCATGCCAAAAACTTGCTGATCCAGAGTGATTCAAAGCTGGTAATCGGACAGATCAGTGGAGAGTACGaggcaaaggaagaaaggatgcagaaataccttAAACTGACAAGGCAACTAACTCAAGAGTTCGACACAGTGGAGTTCGTCCAGATACCAAGAAGCCAGAATATTGGGGCCGACGAAGTATCAAAACTAGCGTCATCAGAAGAAGGGAAGACGAGCACAGACATGGCAATAGAGATCCAGAAACACTCGAGTATTGAAGAGGTGGCGGTGTTCTCCATCCAGAGCACAGACACCTGGATGACGCCCATAATATCCTTCCTCCAGGATGGGCACCTACCTCAGAATACTGACGAAGCCAGAAAGGTCAAGAAGAGAGCAGCCAGGTTCATGATCCTGAATGACgtcttgtacaagagaggcttctctatgcctTATCTAAAGTGCGTCGACGAGGATGAGGCCAAATACATCCTGGAAGAAGTACATGGAGGAATCTGTGGCGACCATGCCGGCTCCAGATCCCTAGTCAACAAGGTGATAAGAGCGGGgtatttttggccaaccatgcagggGGATGCTGCTGATATCGTCAGAAGGTGCGACAGATGCCAGCGGTACGGGAATGTGCAACGGCTTCCAGCGGAGAAAATGATGACCATAGCCTCCCCATGGccgtttgcacaatggggaatcgATATCGTCGGTCCTctgccccaaggtaaaggtcaggtaaaattccttctaGTTGTtattgactatttcacaaaatgggttgaagcagaggcCCTAGCAACCATCACTGAGGCTCGGATTCGAAG GACTACAGCTAGAACCCCAACAGGAGAGACAcccttcaggcttacctatggcacAGAGGCAGCAATCCCAGTAGAAGTTGGAGTAACAAGCATCAGACGAGGAACTTTCAGAGATGGACTCAATGACAAGGAACTGCGGTTCAACCTGGATTGCCTGGATGAAGTAAGAGACAATGCATCTGGTAGAATGACaaagtatcaaaaaaagatGGCCGAGTACTACAACAAGAGGGTCAAACTCAGGCGTCTAGACATAGGGGACCTCGTCCTTCGCAAAGTCACTATagcaactaaagaccctacTCAAGGGAAGCTAGGCCCTACATGGGAAAGGCCTTACCGCGTCATTCACTACTCTAGACAAGGAAGTTACCATCTGGAAACTATGGACGGACAAAAGCTCCCTCGTCCTtggaacattgagcatttaAAGAAATACCATGAGTAA
- the LOC115970626 gene encoding uncharacterized protein LOC115970626 encodes MAEMLLKAQKYMNAEDALAAIKDTERLGDKSKGEDDRRGPLHSSPNVRDKNKYCRFHRGHGHNTEDCRDLKEQIEELIRKGKLQKYVKKGEYNKFRDDNRTQHESFTRDDDHPSQPPRKVIGEINTITGGPSSGGSFRSLKKACHRQVNNVHTMPPSKHRRTYQDMSFNEGDARGVKQPHNDPLVIVLNIEGFNTRRILIDNGISADIIYLPAFQQLRLDPKRLCPFDSPLVSFSGDRVYPRGIVTLTVTEGTYPLQLTKQVDFLVVDCPSSYNVIIGRPTLNKWKAATSTYCLKVKFPTDNGVGEVKGDQVLARECYRTGKKGEPHVDD; translated from the exons ATGGCTGAGATGCTCCTGAAGGCacaaaagtacatgaacgcggaaGATGCTCTAGCTGCCATAAAAGATACTGAGAGGCTAGGAGACAAGTCTAAAGGGGAAGACGACCGCAGAgg GCCATTACATTCGTCCCCCAACGTACGCgacaagaacaagtattgcCGGTTCCATAGAGGCCACGGCCACAACACAGAAGATTGCAGAGACCTGAAGGAACAAATAGAGGAATTAATACGGAAAGGAAAGTTAcagaaatatgtaaaaaaagGAGAATATAACAAGTTTAGAGACGACAACAGGACCCAACATGAATCCTTCACTCGGGATGACGACCATCCGTCCCAGCCTCCACGCAAagtgatcggggagataaacacgATCACGGGAGGACCATCCTCAGGAGGATCATTTAGATCACTCAAAAAAGCATGCCACAGACAGGTGAACAACGTCCACACCATGCCTCCGTCCAAGCACCGACGAACATACCAAGACATGTCCTTTAATGAAGGAGACGCCAGGGGAGTAAAGCAGCCTCACAACGATCCCCTGGTCATAGTGCTGaatatagaagggttcaataccAGAAGGATCCTTATTGATAACGGGATCTCAGCGGATATCATCTACCTCCCAGCCTTCCAGCAGTTGAGATTAGATCCAAAAAGGCTCTGCCCTTTTGACTCTCCGCTCGTCAGCTTCAGTGGAGACAGGGTCTACCCCAGGGGTATAGTGACTCTGACGGTGACGGAAGGGACCTACCCATTGCAGTTGACCAAACAAGTAGACTTCTTGGTGGTAGATTGCCCCTCgtcctacaatgtcatcattgggaggcccaccctaaacaagtggaaggcggCGACGTCGacctactgtttgaaggtgaaattcccaacagaCAACGGCGTGGGTGAAGTGAAGGGTGACCAAGTCCTGGCAAGGGAATGCTATCGTACTGGCAAAAAAGGAGAACCACACGTGGacgattga
- the LOC115972396 gene encoding carboxylesterase 1-like produces MSGQTPPSNPTTTDPYQFLQIVNNSDGTITRHRKIPNTPATPDPDHPTPVLSKDIPLNQSNKTWVRIFLPKQALNNPSSSKLPLIVYFHGGGFILYSASSTLFHDFCANIAIDVNAIIVSVDYRLAPEHRSPAAYDDAGETLHLITTNQDEWLTKYADFSNTFIMGTSAGGNVAYHAGLRVASEVENLQPLVIIKGLILHQPFFGGTQRTESELRLVSDPLLPLFVNDLMWELSLPIGVDRDHEYCNPTVGGGSQRLEKISLLGWRVLVIDCKGDPLIDRQIELVKMMEEKGVVVVSQYDEGGHHGVDLQDLSRAKALNVVLKNFMLPS; encoded by the coding sequence ATGTCAGGTCAAACACCTCCATCAAACCCCACCACCACTGATCCCTACCAATTCCTCCAAATAGTCAACAACTCCGACGGCACCATCACACGCCACCGCAAAATCCCAAACACCCCAGCCACACCAGATCCTGATCACCCCACTCCAGTTCTCTCCAAAGACATCCCTCTaaaccaatcaaacaaaacctgGGTCAGAATATTCCTACCCAAACAAGCACTCAATAATCCCTCTTCTTCCAAACTGCCTCTCATAGTTTACTTCCATGGTGGAGGGTTCATCCTTTACAGTGCATCCTCAACATTGTTCCATGACTTTTGTGCAAACATAGCAATTGATGTCAATGCTATCATCGTATCAGTTGACTATCGTCTTGCTCCTGAGCATCGTTCGCCTGCAGCTTACGATGATGCTGGGGAAACGCTGCACTTGATCACAACCAACCAAGATGAATGGCTAACAAAGTATGCTGATTTTTCTAACACTTTTATTATGGGTACTAGTGCAGGCGGCAACGTGGCCTACCATGCAGGACTACGTGTAGCTTCTGAAGTTGAAAATCTTCAGCCTTTGGTAATAATCAAAGGGCTAATATTGCACCAACCATTTTTTGGTGGGACCCAGAGGACTGAATCAGAGCTAAGACTGGTCAGTGACCCTTTGCTGCCCCTGTTTGTGAATGACCTTATGTGGGAGTTGTCGTTGCCAATTGGCGTTGACCGTGATCATGAGTATTGCAATCCAACGGTGGGTGGTGGATCTCAGAGGTTGGAGAAGATTAGTTTGCTGGGATGGAGGGTCTTGGTGATTGATTGCAAAGGGGACCCACTGATTGACCGTCAGATTGAGTTGGTTAAGATGATGGAAGAGAAGGGCGTAGTTGTGGTGAGTCAATATGACGAGGGTGGTCACCATGGTGTAGATCTTCAAGACCTGTCCCGGGCTAAGGCACTGAATGTGGTCTTAAAGAATTTCATGCTACCTTCCTAA
- the LOC115971780 gene encoding carboxylesterase 1-like, which translates to MSGDQTAPPVSTIDPYEYLQIIQNSDGTIKRLYEIPSTPAAPDHNGSTPVITKDVTLNPNHNTWVRIFLPRQALDNTSTNNSVGNTKLPLIVYYHGGGFILLSTDSTMNHDFCFNMALQLSAVVVSVEYRLAPEHRLPAAYDDAVEALHWIKCTQEKLLRDFADYSKCFLMGTSAGGNIAYHVGLRASTAVGDFEPLKIKGLILHHPFFGGSKRTESELRLLNTPVLPLCSTDLMWKLALPIGVDRDHEYCNPTVGDGFDQFDQIRELGWWVVVTGCDGDPLIDRQMELVEMLKKKGVKVKAQFNEGDYHGVELMDATKANALFVFLMYFLEKC; encoded by the coding sequence ATGTCCGGAGACCAAACTGCACCACCGGTTTCCACCATTGATCCCTATGAGTACCTCCAAATCATCCAAAACAGTGACGGTACCATCAAACGTCTCTACGAAATTCCTAGCACCCCTGCCGCACCTGATCACAACGGTTCCACCCCTGTGATCACCAAAGATGTCACTCTCAACCCAAATCACAACACTTGGGTCCGCATATTCTTACCTCGCCAAGCACTAGATAACACCTCCACCAACAACAGTGTTGGTAATACAAAACTTCCTCTCATTGTGTACTACCATGGTGGTGGCTTTATTCTTTTAAGTACTGATTCCACCATGAATCATGACTTTTGCTTCAACATGGCACTTCAACTCTCCGCCGTGGTCGTCTCCGTCGAATACCGTCTCGCTCCCGAGCACCGCCTTCCTGCGGCGTACGACGATGCAGTGGAAGCGTTACATTGGATTAAATGTACACAAGAAAAATTGTTACGTGACTTTGCTGATTATTCCAAGTGTTTTCTAATGGGTACTAGTGCGGGTGGCAATATAGCCTATCACGTGGGGCTACGTGCATCGACAGCCGTTGGTGATTTTGAACCACTGAAGATCAAAGGACTGATTTTGCACCACCCGTTCTTTGGTGGGTCAAAAAGGACTGAATCCGAGCTAAGGTTGCTCAACACTCCAGTTTTGCCACTATGCAGTACTGATTTGATGTGGAAATTGGCTTTGCCAATTGGGGTTGACCGTGATCATGAGTATTGCAATCCAACGGTGGGTGATggatttgatcaatttgatcAAATTAGAGAGCTGGGTTGGTGGGTTGTGGTGACAGGTTGTGATGGAGACCCATTGATAGACCGTCAGATGGAGCTGGTAGAAATGTTGAAGAAGAAGGGTGTTAAGGTAAAGGCACAATTTAATGAAGGAGATTATCATGGGGTGGAACTAATGGATGCCACGAAAGCTAATGCACTGTTTGTGTTCCTAATGTATTTCCTAGAAAAATGCTAG